A window of Peromyscus eremicus chromosome 7, PerEre_H2_v1, whole genome shotgun sequence contains these coding sequences:
- the Ulk3 gene encoding serine/threonine-protein kinase ULK3 isoform X2 has protein sequence MAGPGWGLPRLDGFILTERLGSGTYATVYKAYAKKDTREVVAIKCVAKKSLNKASVENLLTEIEILKGIRHPHIVQLKDFQWDSDNIYLIMEFCAGGDLSRFIHTRRILPEKVARVFMQQLASALKFLHERNISHLDLKPQNILLSSLEKPHLKLADFGFAQHMSPWDEKHVLRGSPLYMAPEMVCRRQYDARVDLWSVGVILYEALFGKPPFASRSFSELEEKIRSNRVIELPLRPQLSLDCRDLLQRLLERDPSRRISFQDFFAHPWVDLEHMPNGESLARATALVVEAVKKDQEGDAAAALSLYCKALDFFVPALHYEVDAQRKEAIKAKVGQYVSRAEELKAIVSSSNQALLRQDTSVQGLLREMARDKPRLLAALEVASAAMAKEEEAGKEQDALDLYQHSLGELLLLLAEAPGRRRELLHTEVQNLLARAEYLKEQIKIRESHWEAETLDKEVLSESVRSSCTLQ, from the exons ATGGCTGGGCCCGGCTGGGGTCTTCCTCGGCTGGACGGTTTCATCCTTACCGAGCGCCTGGGCAGTGGCACGTACGCCACGGTGTACAAGGCCTACGCCAAG AAGGATACTCGGGAGGTGGTAGCCATAAAATGCGTGGCCAAGAAAAGTCTCAACAAGGCATCTGTGGAAAACCTCCTTACTGAGATTGAGATCCTCAAGGGCATTCGGCACCCCCATATTGTGCAGCTGAAAGACTTCCAG TGGGACAGTGACAATATCTACCTCATCATGGAGTTCTGCGCAGGGGGCGACCTGTCTCGCTTCATTCACACCCGCAGGATCCTGCCTGAGAAGGTGGCTCGTGTATTCATGCAGCAGCTGG CTAGTGCCCTGAAGTTCCTGCATGAACGAAACATCTCTCATCTGGATCTGAAGCCACAGAACATTCTGCTGAGCTCTTTGGAGAAGCCCCATCTGAAACTGGCAG ACTTTGGCTTTGCACAGCACATGTCCCCATGGGACGAGAAACACGTGCTTCGTGGCTCCCCACTCTACATGGCTCCCGAGATGGTGTGCCGGCGGCAGTATGACGCCCGTGTGGACCTCTGGTCTGTGGGGGTCATCCTGTATG AAGCCCTCTTCGGGAAGCCCCCCTTTGCCTCCAGATCGTTCTCAGAGCTAGAAGAAAAGATCCGCAGCAATCGAGTTATTGAG CTCCCCCTTCGGCCCCAGCTCTCCCTAGACTGCCGTGACCTGCTGCAGCGACTCCTAGAACGGGATCCCAGCCGTCGAATCTCCTTCCAGGACTTCTTTGCCCACCCCTGGGTGGATCTGGAGCACATGCCCAATGGGGAAAGCCTGGCGAGAGCA ACAGCCCTTGTGGTGGAGGCTGTGAAGAAGGACCAGGAGGGGGACGCTGCTGCAGCCCTGTCCCTCTACTGCAAGGCTCTGGACTTCTTTGTACCTGCCCTGCACT ACGAAGTGGATGCCCAGCGGAAGGAGGCAATTAAGGCCAAG GTAGGGCAGTACGTGTCCCGGGCGGAGGAGCTCAAAGCCATCGTCTCCTCCTCCAATCAGGCCCTGCTAAGGCAGGACACATCTGTCCAAGGCCTGCTGCGAG AGATGGCCCGGGACAAGCCCCGCCTCCTTGCTGCCCTGGAAGTGGCCTCAGCTGCCATGGCCAAG GAGGAGGAAGCTGGCAAGGAGCAGGATGCCCTGGACCTGTACCAGCACAGCCTCGGGGAGCTGCTACTGCTGTTGGCAG AAGCCCCGGGCCGAAGGCGGGAGCTCCTTCACACTGAG
- the Ulk3 gene encoding serine/threonine-protein kinase ULK3 isoform X1 → MAGPGWGLPRLDGFILTERLGSGTYATVYKAYAKKDTREVVAIKCVAKKSLNKASVENLLTEIEILKGIRHPHIVQLKDFQWDSDNIYLIMEFCAGGDLSRFIHTRRILPEKVARVFMQQLASALKFLHERNISHLDLKPQNILLSSLEKPHLKLADFGFAQHMSPWDEKHVLRGSPLYMAPEMVCRRQYDARVDLWSVGVILYEALFGKPPFASRSFSELEEKIRSNRVIELPLRPQLSLDCRDLLQRLLERDPSRRISFQDFFAHPWVDLEHMPNGESLARATALVVEAVKKDQEGDAAAALSLYCKALDFFVPALHYEVDAQRKEAIKAKVGQYVSRAEELKAIVSSSNQALLRQDTSVQGLLREMARDKPRLLAALEVASAAMAKEEEAGKEQDALDLYQHSLGELLLLLAAEAPGRRRELLHTEVQNLLARAEYLKEQIKIRESHWEAETLDKEVLSESVRSSCTLQ, encoded by the exons ATGGCTGGGCCCGGCTGGGGTCTTCCTCGGCTGGACGGTTTCATCCTTACCGAGCGCCTGGGCAGTGGCACGTACGCCACGGTGTACAAGGCCTACGCCAAG AAGGATACTCGGGAGGTGGTAGCCATAAAATGCGTGGCCAAGAAAAGTCTCAACAAGGCATCTGTGGAAAACCTCCTTACTGAGATTGAGATCCTCAAGGGCATTCGGCACCCCCATATTGTGCAGCTGAAAGACTTCCAG TGGGACAGTGACAATATCTACCTCATCATGGAGTTCTGCGCAGGGGGCGACCTGTCTCGCTTCATTCACACCCGCAGGATCCTGCCTGAGAAGGTGGCTCGTGTATTCATGCAGCAGCTGG CTAGTGCCCTGAAGTTCCTGCATGAACGAAACATCTCTCATCTGGATCTGAAGCCACAGAACATTCTGCTGAGCTCTTTGGAGAAGCCCCATCTGAAACTGGCAG ACTTTGGCTTTGCACAGCACATGTCCCCATGGGACGAGAAACACGTGCTTCGTGGCTCCCCACTCTACATGGCTCCCGAGATGGTGTGCCGGCGGCAGTATGACGCCCGTGTGGACCTCTGGTCTGTGGGGGTCATCCTGTATG AAGCCCTCTTCGGGAAGCCCCCCTTTGCCTCCAGATCGTTCTCAGAGCTAGAAGAAAAGATCCGCAGCAATCGAGTTATTGAG CTCCCCCTTCGGCCCCAGCTCTCCCTAGACTGCCGTGACCTGCTGCAGCGACTCCTAGAACGGGATCCCAGCCGTCGAATCTCCTTCCAGGACTTCTTTGCCCACCCCTGGGTGGATCTGGAGCACATGCCCAATGGGGAAAGCCTGGCGAGAGCA ACAGCCCTTGTGGTGGAGGCTGTGAAGAAGGACCAGGAGGGGGACGCTGCTGCAGCCCTGTCCCTCTACTGCAAGGCTCTGGACTTCTTTGTACCTGCCCTGCACT ACGAAGTGGATGCCCAGCGGAAGGAGGCAATTAAGGCCAAG GTAGGGCAGTACGTGTCCCGGGCGGAGGAGCTCAAAGCCATCGTCTCCTCCTCCAATCAGGCCCTGCTAAGGCAGGACACATCTGTCCAAGGCCTGCTGCGAG AGATGGCCCGGGACAAGCCCCGCCTCCTTGCTGCCCTGGAAGTGGCCTCAGCTGCCATGGCCAAG GAGGAGGAAGCTGGCAAGGAGCAGGATGCCCTGGACCTGTACCAGCACAGCCTCGGGGAGCTGCTACTGCTGTTGGCAG CAGAAGCCCCGGGCCGAAGGCGGGAGCTCCTTCACACTGAG